The following are encoded together in the Phocoena sinus isolate mPhoSin1 chromosome 11, mPhoSin1.pri, whole genome shotgun sequence genome:
- the NISCH gene encoding nischarin isoform X3 codes for MAAAARSFGPEREAEPAKEARVVGSELVDTYTVYIIQVTDGGHEWTVKHRYSDFHDLHEKLVAERKIDKSLLPPKKIIGKNSRSLVEKREKDLEVYLQTLLATFPDVAPRVLAHFLHFHFYEINGITAALAEELFEKGEQLLGAGEVFAIRPLQLYAVTEQLQQGKPTCASGDAKTDLGHILDFTCRLKYLKVSGTEGPFGTSNIQEQLLPFDLSIFKSLHQVEISHCDAKRIRGLVASKPTLATMSVRFSATSMKEVLVPEASEFDEWEPAGAALEGTVTAIIPMWQALTALDLSHNSISEIDESVKLIPKIEFLDLSHNGVLVVDNLQHLYNLVHLDLSYNKLSFLEGVHTKLGNIKTLNLAGNLLGSLSGLHKLYSLVNLDLSDNRIEQMEEVRSIGSLPCLEHVALLNNPLSIIPDYRTKVLAQFGERASEVCLDNTVTTEKELDTVEVLKAIQKAKEVKSKLSNPEKKVSEDSRLSAAPCVRPSSSPPSVAPTSASLPQPILSNQGILGDE; via the exons atggcggcggcggcgcgcaGCTTTGGTCCCGAGCGGGAGGCCGAGCCGGCCAAGGAGGCGCGCGTCGTGGGCTCTGAGCTCGTGGACACGTATACG GTTTACATCATCCAGGTCACTGATGGCGGCCATGAGTGGACAGTCAAGCACCGCTACAGCGACTTCCATGACCTACATGAAAAG CTCGTCGCAGAGAGGAAGATCGATAAAAGTTTGCTTCCGCCCAAAAAGATAATTGGGAAAAACTCCAGGAGCTTGgtggaaaagagggagaaggatcTGGAGGTCTACCTCCAGACACTCCTGGCCACCTTCCCTGATGTGGCCCCCAGAGTGCTGGCCCACTTCTTGCATTTTCACTTCTAC GAGATTAATGGCATCACTGCAGCACTGGCTGAGGAGCTCTTTGAAAAAG GAGAACAGCTCCTGGGGGCCGGCGAGGTCTTTGCCATCAGGCCCCTGCAGCTGTACGCGGTCACCGAGCAGCTGCAGCAGGGAAAGCCCACGTGCGCCAGCGGGGATGCCAAGACTGACCTGGGGCACATCCTGGACTTCACCTGTCGCCTTAAGTACCTTAAG GTTTCTGGCACAGAAGGACCTTTTGGGACCAGCAACATTCAGGAGCAGCTTCTGCCTTTTGATCTGTCAATATTCAAGTCTCTTCATCAGGTGGAG ATAAGTCACTGTGATGCCAAGCGCATCCGGGGGCTGGTCGCGTCCAAGCCCACCTTGGCCACGATGAGTGTCCGCTTCTCAGCAACTTCCATGAAG GAAGTCCTCGTTCCTGAAGCCTCAGAATTTGATGAGTGGGAACCAGCAGGCGCAGCCCTGGAGGGCACTGTGACTGCCATCATCCCCATGTGGCAGGCGCTGACCGCTCTGGACTTGAGTCACAACAGCATCTCTGAGATCGATGAGTCTGTG AAACTGATTCCAAAGATTGAGTTCCTGGACCTGAGTCACAATGGAGTGCTGGTCGTGGACAATCTGCAg CACCTATACAACCTCGTGCACCTGGACCTGTCCTACAACAAGCTCTCCTTCTTGGAAGGGGTTCACACCAAATTGGGGAACATCAAGACCCTGAACCTGGCAGGCAACCTCCTGGGGAGTCTGAGTGGCCTGCACAAGCTCTACTCCCTGGTCAACCTGGATCTCAGCGACAACAGAATCGAACAG ATGGAGGAGGTCAGGAGCATCGGCAGCCTCCCGTGTCTGGAGCATGTGGCTCTGCTGAACAACCCTCTGAGCATCATCCCTGATTACCGGACCAAGGTGCTGGCTCAGTTTGGAGAGCGGGCCTCGGAG GTCTGTCTGGACAACACAGTGACCACAGAGAAGGAGTTGGACACGGTGGAAGTGCTAAAAGCAATTCAGAAAGCCAAGGAGGTCAAGTCCAAATTAAGCAACCCCGAGAAGAAG GTCAGTGAGGATTCTAGGCTGTCTGCTGCCCCGTGCGTcaggcccagcagctcccctccttctgtggctcccacctctgcctccctgccccagcccatcCTCTCCAACCAAG GCATCCTCGGAGATGAGTGA
- the TNNC1 gene encoding troponin C, slow skeletal and cardiac muscles: MDDIYKAAVEQLTEEQKNEFKAAFDIFVLGAEDGCISTKELGKVMRMLGQNPTPEELQEMIDEVDEDGSGTVDFDEFLVMMVRCMKDDSKGKSEEELSDLFRMFDKNADGYIDLEELKIMLQATGETITEDDIEELMKDGDKNNDGRIDYDEFLEFMKGVE; this comes from the exons ATGGATGACATCTACAAGGCTGCG GTAGAGCAGCTGACAGAAGAGCAGAAAAATG AGTTCAAGGCAGCCTTTGACATCTTCGTGCTGGGCGCTGAGGATGGCTGCATCAGCACCAAGGAGCTGGGCAAAGTGATGAGGATGCTGGGGCAGAACCCCACACCTGAGGAGCTGCAGGAGATGATTGACGAGGTGGATGAGGATG GCAGCGGCACAGTGGACTTTGATGAGTTCTTGGTCATGATGGTTCGGTGCATGAAGGATGACAGCAAAGGAAAGTCTGAGGAGGAGCTTTCTGACCTCTTCCGCATGTTTGACAA AAACGCTGACGGCTACATCGACCTGGAGGAGCTGAAGATCATGCTTCAGGCTACGGGTGAGACCATCACAGAGGACGACATTGAGGAGCTCATGAAGGATGGTGACAAGAACAACGATGGCCGCATTGACTATGACG AGTTCCTGGAATTCATGAAGGGGGTGGAGTAG
- the SEMA3G gene encoding semaphorin-3G isoform X2, translating to MAPSAWAICCLLWGLLLRGGSLSPGPSMPRLRLSYRDLLSANRSAVFLGPRGSLDLRALYLDEYRDRLFLGGRDAIYSLRLDQAWLDPREVLWPPQPGQREECVHKGRDPSVECANFVRVLQPHNRTHLLACGTGAFQPTCALIAVGHRGEHVLRLEPRSVESGRGRCPHEPSRPFASTFVGGELYTGLNADFLGREAMIFRSGGPRPALRSDSDQNLLHEPRFVMATRIPDNSDQDDDKVYFFFSETVPSPDGGPGRVTVSRVGRVCVNDAGGQRVLVSKWSTFLKARLLCSVPGPGGAETHFDQLEDVFLLWPNSGKSLEVYALFSTVSAVFQGYAVCVYHMADIWEVFKGPFAHQDGPQHQWGAYAGKVPFPRPGVCPSKMTAQPGRPFGSTKDYPDEVLQFARAHPLMFRPVRPRRGRPVLVKTHLAQQLRQIVVDRVEAEDGSYDVIFLGTDSGSVLKVIALQVGGPDEPEEVVLEELQVFKVPTPITEMEISVKRQMLYVGSRLGVARLQLHQCETYGSACAECCLARDPYCAWDGASCTRYRPGTSKRRFRRQDIRHGNPALQCLGQSQEEETAGLVATTTIYGTEHNSTFLECLPKYPQAAVRWFLQRPGNERPDQVKTDERVLQTEQGLLFRRLNRLDAGTYTCKTLEHGFSQVVVRLALEVITAAQLDTLFPWEPRPEEPAAQGGPASTPSKAWYKDILQLIGFANLPRVDEYCERVWCPSRSRGRSKQAKGKSWVGLELGKKVKSRVQAERNRTPREVEAT from the exons ATGGCCCCCTCAGCCTGGGCCATCTGCTGCCTCCTCTGGGGCCTCCTGCTCCGCGGCGGCAGCCTCAGCCCTGGCCCCAGCATGCCCCGCCTGCGGCTCTCCTACCGAG aCCTCCTTTCTGCCAACCGCTCTGCCGTCTTTCTGGGTCCCCGGGGCTCCCTGGACCTTCGGGCCCTCTACCTGGACGAGTACCGGGACCGCCTGTTTCTGGGCGGCCGCGATGCCATCTACTCACTGCGGCTGGaccaggcatggctggatccccGGGAG GTGCTGTGGCCACCGCAGCCCGGACAAAGGGAGGAGTGTGTTCACAAGGGAAGAGATCCTTCG GTGGAGTGTGCCAACTTTGTGCGGGTGCTGCAGCCCCACAACCGGACCCACCTGCTGGCCTGTGGCACTGGTGCCTTCCAGCCAACCTGCGCTCTCATTGCCGTTGGGCATCGTGGAGAG catgTGCTCCGTCTGGAGCCCCGCAGTGTGGAAAGTGGGCGGGGGAGGTGCCCACACGAGCCCAGCCGTCCCTTCGCCAGCACCTTTGTAG GAGGGGAGCTGTACACGGGCCTCAATGCCGACTTCCTGGGGCGTGAAGCCATGATCTTCCGGAGTGGGGGTCCCCGACCGGCCTTGCGTTCTGACTCTGACCAGAACCTCCTGCACG AGCCCAGGTTTGTGATGGCCACCCGGATCCCTGACAACTCCGACCAGGACGATGACAAGGTGTACTTCTTCTTCTCGGAGACAGTCCCTTCACCTGACGGAGGCCCGGGCCGTGTCACTGTCAGCCGCGTGGGCCGCGTCTGTGTG AATGACGCAGGTGGCCAGCGGGTGCTGGTGAGCAAATGGAGCACCTTCCTCAAGGCCAGGCTGCTCTGCTCCGTGCCTGGCCCTGGAGGTGCCGAGACCCACTTTGACCAGCTGG AGGACGTGTTCCTGCTGTGGCCCAATTCAGGGAAGAGCCTGGAGGTGTACGCTCTGTTCAGCACAGTCAG TGCTGTGTTCCAGGGCTATGCCGTCTGCGTGTACCACATGGCTGATATCTGGGAGGTCTTCAAGGGGCCCTTTGCCCACCAGGATGGTCCCCAGCACCAGTGGGGGGCCTATGCGGGCAAGGTACCCTTTCCCCGTCCTGGTGTG TGCCCCAGCAAGATGACCGCACAGCCAGGACGACCCTTTGGCAGCACCAAGGACTACCCAGATGAGGTGCTGCAGTTTGCCCGAGCCCACCCACTTATGTTCCGGCCAGTGCGTCCTCGGCGGGGTCGCCCCGTCCTCGTCAAAACCCACCTTGCCCAGCAGCTGCGTCAGATCGTGGTGGACCGCGTGGAGGCAGAGGACGGGTCCTATGACGTCATCTTCCTGGGGACGG actCAGGCTCCGTGCTCAAGGTCATTGCCCTCCAGGTGGGGGGCCCTGATGAACCTGAGGAGGTGGTTCTGGAGGAGCTCCAGGTGTTTAAG GTGCCAACACCCatcactgagatggagatctccgtCAAAAGG CAAATGCTGTATGTGGGCTCGAGGCTGGGCGTGGCCCGGCTGCAGCTGCACCAGTGTGAGACTTATGGCAGTGCCTGTGCAGAGTGCTGCCTGGCCCGGGACCCGTACTGTGCCTGGGATGGTGCCTCCTGTACCCGCTACCGGCCCGGCACCAGCAAGCGCCGGTTCCGCCGGCAGGACATCCGGCATGGCAACCCTGCCCTGCAGTGCCTGGGCCAGAGCCAGGAGG AGGAGACTGCGGGACTTGTGGCGACCACCACAATCTACGGCACAGAGCACAACAGCACCTTCCTGGAGTGCCTGCCCAAGTACCCCCAGGCCGCTGTGCGCTGGTTCTTACAGAGGCCAGGGAACGAGAGGCCTGACCAG GTGAAGACAGATGAGCGCGTCCTGCAAACGGAACAGGGGCTGCTGTTCCGCAGGCTCAACCGCCTGGATGCGGGTACCTACACCTGCAAGACGCTGGAGCACGGCTTCTCCCAGGTGGTGGTCCGCCTGGCTCTGGAGGTGATCACGGCTGCACAGCTTGACACTCTGTTCCCCTGGGAGCCGAGGCCAGAGGAGCCTGCAGCCCAAGGAGGCCCGGCCTCCACCCCCTCCAAGGCCTGGTATAAGGACATCCTGCAGCTCATCGGCTTTGCCAACCTGCCCCGGGTGGATGAGTACTGTGAGCGTGTGTGGTGCCCCTCCCGCAGCCGAGGCCGCAGCAAACAGGCCAAGGGCAAGAGCTGGGTGGGGCTGGAACTAGGCAAGAAGGTAAAGAGCCGGGTGCAAGCCGAGCGTAATCGGACACCCCGGGAGGTGGAGGCCACATAG
- the SEMA3G gene encoding semaphorin-3G isoform X1, whose product MAPSAWAICCLLWGLLLRGGSLSPGPSMPRLRLSYRDLLSANRSAVFLGPRGSLDLRALYLDEYRDRLFLGGRDAIYSLRLDQAWLDPREVLWPPQPGQREECVHKGRDPSVECANFVRVLQPHNRTHLLACGTGAFQPTCALIAVGHRGEHVLRLEPRSVESGRGRCPHEPSRPFASTFVGGELYTGLNADFLGREAMIFRSGGPRPALRSDSDQNLLHEPRFVMATRIPDNSDQDDDKVYFFFSETVPSPDGGPGRVTVSRVGRVCVNDAGGQRVLVSKWSTFLKARLLCSVPGPGGAETHFDQLEDVFLLWPNSGKSLEVYALFSTVSAVFQGYAVCVYHMADIWEVFKGPFAHQDGPQHQWGAYAGKVPFPRPGVCPSKMTAQPGRPFGSTKDYPDEVLQFARAHPLMFRPVRPRRGRPVLVKTHLAQQLRQIVVDRVEAEDGSYDVIFLGTDSGSVLKVIALQVGGPDEPEEVVLEELQVFKVPTPITEMEISVKRQMLYVGSRLGVARLQLHQCETYGSACAECCLARDPYCAWDGASCTRYRPGTSKRRFRRQDIRHGNPALQCLGQSQEEETAGLVATTTIYGTEHNSTFLECLPKYPQAAVRWFLQRPGNERPDQQVKTDERVLQTEQGLLFRRLNRLDAGTYTCKTLEHGFSQVVVRLALEVITAAQLDTLFPWEPRPEEPAAQGGPASTPSKAWYKDILQLIGFANLPRVDEYCERVWCPSRSRGRSKQAKGKSWVGLELGKKVKSRVQAERNRTPREVEAT is encoded by the exons ATGGCCCCCTCAGCCTGGGCCATCTGCTGCCTCCTCTGGGGCCTCCTGCTCCGCGGCGGCAGCCTCAGCCCTGGCCCCAGCATGCCCCGCCTGCGGCTCTCCTACCGAG aCCTCCTTTCTGCCAACCGCTCTGCCGTCTTTCTGGGTCCCCGGGGCTCCCTGGACCTTCGGGCCCTCTACCTGGACGAGTACCGGGACCGCCTGTTTCTGGGCGGCCGCGATGCCATCTACTCACTGCGGCTGGaccaggcatggctggatccccGGGAG GTGCTGTGGCCACCGCAGCCCGGACAAAGGGAGGAGTGTGTTCACAAGGGAAGAGATCCTTCG GTGGAGTGTGCCAACTTTGTGCGGGTGCTGCAGCCCCACAACCGGACCCACCTGCTGGCCTGTGGCACTGGTGCCTTCCAGCCAACCTGCGCTCTCATTGCCGTTGGGCATCGTGGAGAG catgTGCTCCGTCTGGAGCCCCGCAGTGTGGAAAGTGGGCGGGGGAGGTGCCCACACGAGCCCAGCCGTCCCTTCGCCAGCACCTTTGTAG GAGGGGAGCTGTACACGGGCCTCAATGCCGACTTCCTGGGGCGTGAAGCCATGATCTTCCGGAGTGGGGGTCCCCGACCGGCCTTGCGTTCTGACTCTGACCAGAACCTCCTGCACG AGCCCAGGTTTGTGATGGCCACCCGGATCCCTGACAACTCCGACCAGGACGATGACAAGGTGTACTTCTTCTTCTCGGAGACAGTCCCTTCACCTGACGGAGGCCCGGGCCGTGTCACTGTCAGCCGCGTGGGCCGCGTCTGTGTG AATGACGCAGGTGGCCAGCGGGTGCTGGTGAGCAAATGGAGCACCTTCCTCAAGGCCAGGCTGCTCTGCTCCGTGCCTGGCCCTGGAGGTGCCGAGACCCACTTTGACCAGCTGG AGGACGTGTTCCTGCTGTGGCCCAATTCAGGGAAGAGCCTGGAGGTGTACGCTCTGTTCAGCACAGTCAG TGCTGTGTTCCAGGGCTATGCCGTCTGCGTGTACCACATGGCTGATATCTGGGAGGTCTTCAAGGGGCCCTTTGCCCACCAGGATGGTCCCCAGCACCAGTGGGGGGCCTATGCGGGCAAGGTACCCTTTCCCCGTCCTGGTGTG TGCCCCAGCAAGATGACCGCACAGCCAGGACGACCCTTTGGCAGCACCAAGGACTACCCAGATGAGGTGCTGCAGTTTGCCCGAGCCCACCCACTTATGTTCCGGCCAGTGCGTCCTCGGCGGGGTCGCCCCGTCCTCGTCAAAACCCACCTTGCCCAGCAGCTGCGTCAGATCGTGGTGGACCGCGTGGAGGCAGAGGACGGGTCCTATGACGTCATCTTCCTGGGGACGG actCAGGCTCCGTGCTCAAGGTCATTGCCCTCCAGGTGGGGGGCCCTGATGAACCTGAGGAGGTGGTTCTGGAGGAGCTCCAGGTGTTTAAG GTGCCAACACCCatcactgagatggagatctccgtCAAAAGG CAAATGCTGTATGTGGGCTCGAGGCTGGGCGTGGCCCGGCTGCAGCTGCACCAGTGTGAGACTTATGGCAGTGCCTGTGCAGAGTGCTGCCTGGCCCGGGACCCGTACTGTGCCTGGGATGGTGCCTCCTGTACCCGCTACCGGCCCGGCACCAGCAAGCGCCGGTTCCGCCGGCAGGACATCCGGCATGGCAACCCTGCCCTGCAGTGCCTGGGCCAGAGCCAGGAGG AGGAGACTGCGGGACTTGTGGCGACCACCACAATCTACGGCACAGAGCACAACAGCACCTTCCTGGAGTGCCTGCCCAAGTACCCCCAGGCCGCTGTGCGCTGGTTCTTACAGAGGCCAGGGAACGAGAGGCCTGACCAG caGGTGAAGACAGATGAGCGCGTCCTGCAAACGGAACAGGGGCTGCTGTTCCGCAGGCTCAACCGCCTGGATGCGGGTACCTACACCTGCAAGACGCTGGAGCACGGCTTCTCCCAGGTGGTGGTCCGCCTGGCTCTGGAGGTGATCACGGCTGCACAGCTTGACACTCTGTTCCCCTGGGAGCCGAGGCCAGAGGAGCCTGCAGCCCAAGGAGGCCCGGCCTCCACCCCCTCCAAGGCCTGGTATAAGGACATCCTGCAGCTCATCGGCTTTGCCAACCTGCCCCGGGTGGATGAGTACTGTGAGCGTGTGTGGTGCCCCTCCCGCAGCCGAGGCCGCAGCAAACAGGCCAAGGGCAAGAGCTGGGTGGGGCTGGAACTAGGCAAGAAGGTAAAGAGCCGGGTGCAAGCCGAGCGTAATCGGACACCCCGGGAGGTGGAGGCCACATAG
- the SEMA3G gene encoding semaphorin-3G isoform X3 gives MAGSPGGAVATAARTKGGVCSQGKRSFGGVCQLCAGAAAPQPDPPAGLWHWCLPANLRSHCRWASWRGGELYTGLNADFLGREAMIFRSGGPRPALRSDSDQNLLHEPRFVMATRIPDNSDQDDDKVYFFFSETVPSPDGGPGRVTVSRVGRVCVNDAGGQRVLVSKWSTFLKARLLCSVPGPGGAETHFDQLEDVFLLWPNSGKSLEVYALFSTVSAVFQGYAVCVYHMADIWEVFKGPFAHQDGPQHQWGAYAGKVPFPRPGVCPSKMTAQPGRPFGSTKDYPDEVLQFARAHPLMFRPVRPRRGRPVLVKTHLAQQLRQIVVDRVEAEDGSYDVIFLGTDSGSVLKVIALQVGGPDEPEEVVLEELQVFKVPTPITEMEISVKRQMLYVGSRLGVARLQLHQCETYGSACAECCLARDPYCAWDGASCTRYRPGTSKRRFRRQDIRHGNPALQCLGQSQEEETAGLVATTTIYGTEHNSTFLECLPKYPQAAVRWFLQRPGNERPDQQVKTDERVLQTEQGLLFRRLNRLDAGTYTCKTLEHGFSQVVVRLALEVITAAQLDTLFPWEPRPEEPAAQGGPASTPSKAWYKDILQLIGFANLPRVDEYCERVWCPSRSRGRSKQAKGKSWVGLELGKKVKSRVQAERNRTPREVEAT, from the exons atggctggatccccGGGAG GTGCTGTGGCCACCGCAGCCCGGACAAAGGGAGGAGTGTGTTCACAAGGGAAGAGATCCTTCG GTGGAGTGTGCCAACTTTGTGCGGGTGCTGCAGCCCCACAACCGGACCCACCTGCTGGCCTGTGGCACTGGTGCCTTCCAGCCAACCTGCGCTCTCATTGCCGTTGGGCATCGTGGAGAG GAGGGGAGCTGTACACGGGCCTCAATGCCGACTTCCTGGGGCGTGAAGCCATGATCTTCCGGAGTGGGGGTCCCCGACCGGCCTTGCGTTCTGACTCTGACCAGAACCTCCTGCACG AGCCCAGGTTTGTGATGGCCACCCGGATCCCTGACAACTCCGACCAGGACGATGACAAGGTGTACTTCTTCTTCTCGGAGACAGTCCCTTCACCTGACGGAGGCCCGGGCCGTGTCACTGTCAGCCGCGTGGGCCGCGTCTGTGTG AATGACGCAGGTGGCCAGCGGGTGCTGGTGAGCAAATGGAGCACCTTCCTCAAGGCCAGGCTGCTCTGCTCCGTGCCTGGCCCTGGAGGTGCCGAGACCCACTTTGACCAGCTGG AGGACGTGTTCCTGCTGTGGCCCAATTCAGGGAAGAGCCTGGAGGTGTACGCTCTGTTCAGCACAGTCAG TGCTGTGTTCCAGGGCTATGCCGTCTGCGTGTACCACATGGCTGATATCTGGGAGGTCTTCAAGGGGCCCTTTGCCCACCAGGATGGTCCCCAGCACCAGTGGGGGGCCTATGCGGGCAAGGTACCCTTTCCCCGTCCTGGTGTG TGCCCCAGCAAGATGACCGCACAGCCAGGACGACCCTTTGGCAGCACCAAGGACTACCCAGATGAGGTGCTGCAGTTTGCCCGAGCCCACCCACTTATGTTCCGGCCAGTGCGTCCTCGGCGGGGTCGCCCCGTCCTCGTCAAAACCCACCTTGCCCAGCAGCTGCGTCAGATCGTGGTGGACCGCGTGGAGGCAGAGGACGGGTCCTATGACGTCATCTTCCTGGGGACGG actCAGGCTCCGTGCTCAAGGTCATTGCCCTCCAGGTGGGGGGCCCTGATGAACCTGAGGAGGTGGTTCTGGAGGAGCTCCAGGTGTTTAAG GTGCCAACACCCatcactgagatggagatctccgtCAAAAGG CAAATGCTGTATGTGGGCTCGAGGCTGGGCGTGGCCCGGCTGCAGCTGCACCAGTGTGAGACTTATGGCAGTGCCTGTGCAGAGTGCTGCCTGGCCCGGGACCCGTACTGTGCCTGGGATGGTGCCTCCTGTACCCGCTACCGGCCCGGCACCAGCAAGCGCCGGTTCCGCCGGCAGGACATCCGGCATGGCAACCCTGCCCTGCAGTGCCTGGGCCAGAGCCAGGAGG AGGAGACTGCGGGACTTGTGGCGACCACCACAATCTACGGCACAGAGCACAACAGCACCTTCCTGGAGTGCCTGCCCAAGTACCCCCAGGCCGCTGTGCGCTGGTTCTTACAGAGGCCAGGGAACGAGAGGCCTGACCAG caGGTGAAGACAGATGAGCGCGTCCTGCAAACGGAACAGGGGCTGCTGTTCCGCAGGCTCAACCGCCTGGATGCGGGTACCTACACCTGCAAGACGCTGGAGCACGGCTTCTCCCAGGTGGTGGTCCGCCTGGCTCTGGAGGTGATCACGGCTGCACAGCTTGACACTCTGTTCCCCTGGGAGCCGAGGCCAGAGGAGCCTGCAGCCCAAGGAGGCCCGGCCTCCACCCCCTCCAAGGCCTGGTATAAGGACATCCTGCAGCTCATCGGCTTTGCCAACCTGCCCCGGGTGGATGAGTACTGTGAGCGTGTGTGGTGCCCCTCCCGCAGCCGAGGCCGCAGCAAACAGGCCAAGGGCAAGAGCTGGGTGGGGCTGGAACTAGGCAAGAAGGTAAAGAGCCGGGTGCAAGCCGAGCGTAATCGGACACCCCGGGAGGTGGAGGCCACATAG